Proteins found in one Candidatus Coatesbacteria bacterium genomic segment:
- a CDS encoding oxidoreductase, with the protein MLTFILTSAAVIGGIAVGLGLLLALADRFLAEYGECELILNEDKELTVKGGNSLLY; encoded by the coding sequence ATGCTCACCTTCATCCTGACCTCGGCCGCCGTCATCGGCGGGATCGCCGTCGGACTGGGCCTCCTCCTGGCCCTGGCCGACCGCTTCCTGGCCGAATACGGCGAGTGCGAGCTGATCCTCAACGAGGACAAGGAGTTGACCGTCAAAGGCGGCAACTCCCTGCTCTAC